The region ttttaattgcttaattaaatcccaaaccacacctgtgtggaagcaccagctttcaatatactttgtatcctttATTTTCTCAAGtgttttattttggcagttacctgtgtgTGATCCATGTAATTTCACATATCGGTCAGTGCTAATATACACACCGTACATGTTTGGGTGTTTGATCAGATTTGAATATTCTTGCCCTGCTACTTAGTTGATAGTACAGAACACAGAAATAATTACTACATATTCTCACTTTCTGCTGCTCCTCAGTGTAACAAAGATGTTCTAGGATTTTCACAGAAAATAGTGTAATGTATACCCAACTACACTTTCCAACAATAAGAGCTTTTAGCAAGTTCCTACAGCTGTGGAATGTCCCCTCCAATTCAGTCCTCTTTTGCTTTTTCTTTGGCTATTGAGAGCAGCCCAGTAGCAAGCTGCTCCTCCAGTTGTGATCCATCGCCCTCATTTTTGATTATCCAATCAAAATCCACTCCTTGGTCCAGCCCACATTCAGACTCTGCATCATCTattcctgcagagagagagggtgtggtgTTGAATTGATTGTCATTGAAGAGGTATTGTAtttctctgaaagtaaagaaCATTATTATACCACTAATTATGCTATCAGTGTAGGTATTGCACCTGTTGTGAACTCCCAGCCCCTCTCCCTCCGTGTCTCTTCGGAGGCCTCCACCCGAACACAGCGAGACTGACTAGGATACTCCCTCCAGAACCACTGCAGGTCTGACAGACGCCGCGTATCACTCACAATCTGGGGCACAATAGACATTAGAGAAAGTATAATGGTAGAGGACAATACATGATGCTTCATCTGCCTGATTTAGGTTCACCAACACTAAATATGCAGATGGTCAGTTTCTAATAGCAAGTAAGACCTGACTCAAAGACTTGCGTTTGACATAAATTGTACGTGGCGGGACTTGGCTTGTAGTGTGTTTCCCTATAACAGTGGATCAACTGAGAATTTTGTTATCTTACCCAGATAGGCTGCTGGGCTGCCTTGATGGCCACACGACAGAAGAACCCTGGGTCCTTCTCCCTCTGCTTCTCACCCCACTGGATCATGTCAGCACGGTACTTCTCCTTGTACTCACCTGCTCCCAACAGCTCATCAAAGTCCAATCCATGTTCCTGTAGGCATAGTGGGTAATATAAGGAGAGACAGTGGTAGTGTTCCTCCATTCACTAGTAGTGGGTATTGTAGACCCAACTGGGCATGCAGGTTTTGTTCCTGCCCAGCACTTAATGTCTGATCGATTATCTGAATTAGATGTTGTATTAGCTGGAACACAAGTCTGCAGACCGAGGATCGACCAGGATGATGTAGCACAACTGTACACAAGTACTAACCTGTGCGTATTGCTGTTTAAGAGGACCCGAGAGACGCAAGATACAGCATACATCTGGACCTAGTCTGATAGAAATTATACATAAACCACATTGTTAAACGAATATAACATGTGATAGAGTATTCAATTCGGCGATGATAGGTTTGTAAACAGTATGTCAATAGTACCTTTTGTGAATCAAATCCGTCACGTAATCTTTTCCAGATTTGCGTTTCCCGCTAAATAAAAGGATGAGTTTGGGTTCTACTGTCGCCATCGAAATAACGTTGCAGCAACcaatttctgtattttatttttcatacaGTGTCGCTAGCTTCGTGTACAAATTAACCGTACCACATGCATTATGGTTGGTTGGGCTACAGTAATATACACATAACAAGCGCCATTTAAATATAAAATGTGCTCATTTGATAGAATTTctcagagaaaaatatatatttcaatacTATtacaatatgtatttatttattttaagatgTAGTCATTCTTATAATTGATAAACTTTAAAAATATGGGCAGACGTTGGTTAAAAAAAACTGTCATACAAGGTTTACGGTAACAGATCGTTATCATGTCATGGACCTTACCATTGATATGCGGAAATAGGGTGATCatatgaaatataaaatatttaatgGTTTCTTTAATGACCACAACATCAAATTGAATACGTGAATACAAAATAATAGGGATATTGCACTGATATTGAAAGAAAAAGTATTATACAATTATTATAAAATTATAAAATGACCCAAGACAGTCTGACTAAGATCATGGAACCACCTACTTTCTATTCAATAACTCTCCCCCCTTCTTTACCTTACGGAAATCAGGGGAAatggtcaaatcaaattttgaaaACATGGCATCTGCTTTACTGGGACTGGTGTCATCAATATCTAAAACTGATTTAACCTTGCCGTTGAAGAGTTTTGTCTACAGACGGGTAAACATTACCACCGAGATGAATGCAATAACTACCAAATCACATTAAAAACTCTTATTTGTTgtgtaagttagctagctagtttagcagCAGGTTGTTGTTTGTTGGCTAGCTAGATGTGCTTCTATGGGAAAGCTGTGCAGGAGCGTACACATTATTTCCGATGTTGACAGACATGAGTGCATTCTGCAATATTTCTGGCATAGCTATCTACATTTGTTCCAGTGTTCTGCTACAGATACATTGCTGAGAAGTGTAGGGACAGTTGACGATATGACCACTTATGTGATGTTCATGCAAGAGCACATACCAAACTAAATACTAAACCTTTGTAGGCAGCTTGCTGTGTGTTCTCACAGCCAGACATGTAACCATCTCAACCTTCCACCCAGTCCCCtctccactgggaatgtgagcaCCCCCACTGTTGGAGGAGTAGAGTGCATCAGTGGTGTTTATCAATATAAGTAATTACTCTTACTAATGCATTTGTTTGACAGGAAAGACAACTAGTTTTTAATTCAATGGCCTCTATGCTACTTTTCGATGTGCAAATTCAAATATAGCACAAGTACAAGTTCTTATATAGTGCAGGAGAACAGCAAGCCTGGTTAAAAAACCCTCGATAAAGCAGCACCTCATGGCACAGCGCCTCTCCCCATGTGACTGAACAGTACTTGTGTGTAtttactgacatgtatgtgtaactgatagatgcacacacacacacgttaatgtttattttttttaagtattatTTTGTATGTAATGTCTTTTTCTTTGTGTCGGACCCCAGTTGGCGtctgctaatggggatcctaatgaatcaaatcaaaatctgTGACTCACAACATCCCTTTTCAGCTGGTTCATTAATATAAGTTTTTTTGTGTTATCCCATTTACTCTCCTTAAACAGTTGTTCAGCACTGGGACCAGGGCATTGAGTGAGACTGGACCCCCCGACTAAATTCTTTCCTGCAAATGAGGGATCAATGCTGCTCCCTGGGACTTACAAAGACAAAGTGGCCTTTATCACAGGAGGAGGAATCGGGTTGGGAAAAGGCATGACCACAACACTGTCAGCACTAGGGGCAGAGTGTGTCATCGCTAATAGGTGAGTGGAAACTTGTTAGTCAGTCGGGCTATAAATCCCAACTTTAGGTCAACACTACTGCTGCTGCCTTGCTCTCAAATGAGAAAATCACACATTTTTTGTGTCATTTCTAGAGAACTGGAAGTTTTGAAAAAGACTACAGAGGAAATTACAGCTCAGGCAGGAAATaaggtactactactactgatcaATTACCCTCATTGAATGCATTCATTATCCAAGAGTTCTAGATACTGATAAATCAATATGATATCTGCTTTAAGTTGTGTTTGATACTTCAAGACTCTATCTGCAGGTCCATGCTGTGCAGTGGGATGTTAGAGACCCCAAGTCAATTGAAGCTGCTGTGGACCAACTGGTGGAGGTTGCTGGTCTCCCTGACGTACGTAGGTACAGATCAGAGGCGGTTTTGTCTGAAAAGTGGTATGCTTCTCTGTTCTAGATGTACTGGTCAATAATACTCCATTTGCTTGGTAAATATCCTCCTCTCTCGTTCCTCTAGGTGGTGATCAACAACGCTGCAGGGAACTTCATCTCCCTGTCAGAGAAGCTGTCTGCCAACGCATGGAGGACCATCACAGACATTGTCCTGAATGGCACGGCCTTCATCACCCTGGAGCTGGGCAAGAGGCTGATACTGCCCGAGAAGGGTAAGCACCAGAGCTATCTGATGGAGCCCataagcacagatctaggatcagctttcccgTCCCCATTTATTTGTGTTGTAATGTATTGAGTGCTGCCACCAGGGGGCAGTAAAGATTCACAATTTGCCTACAACTCCTGAACATTTGATCCTTAGTAGTATAACAAGTGAGGATCAACCCGGAACATTGGTGTGGATGTAAGTGTAACATGAATCTCTGTTTTCTATTTAAGTGTGTAATATTGACAGTGATTGAGCCTCAATATGAAATGCTTGAGCACTTTTCCATTCACTCGGTCATAGTCCAGCATCACTCCCGTTATCCCCTGCCCTTGTGCCCTAAGCACCTATTGGCTTTGCGTGCATGCACCCTCTCATTCATTCTCGTCctcttttttctcctctctctgctgtcccTGGATAAAGGGGCAATGATATGTAAGGGGAGGATAGGAGAAGCCTTGGCTCTAATGCATTGTTGTGCCTATttataatatgtatgtatgtgtgtgtgcgtggataAGCTTTATTATTCATTTGAATATCCCAGCCCTTCTCTATTACTGTGACTTTTCCATCTGCCCTCAACACTGCAATTAGGCAAATCACAATTAAGCAATTACCTTGGAGTACAAAAACATGCCATCACACTAGAGGCACTATTCAATCTGAACTGATGTTTTTCCAAAACAGCCATTCTTCCAACATCACAAGAAAGCATATTTGAATTGATTCCCAGGTGTCTGTTCTTCTTTCATACTATTA is a window of Salmo trutta chromosome 37, fSalTru1.1, whole genome shotgun sequence DNA encoding:
- the pmvk gene encoding phosphomevalonate kinase, giving the protein MATVEPKLILLFSGKRKSGKDYVTDLIHKRLGPDVCCILRLSGPLKQQYAQEHGLDFDELLGAGEYKEKYRADMIQWGEKQREKDPGFFCRVAIKAAQQPIWIVSDTRRLSDLQWFWREYPSQSRCVRVEASEETRRERGWEFTTGIDDAESECGLDQGVDFDWIIKNEGDGSQLEEQLATGLLSIAKEKAKED